Within Streptomyces roseirectus, the genomic segment CTCGGTCTCGACGCCGAACTCGTCGAGGTAGAACCGCTTTCCGTGGACGAACTGGCGCACCAGCGCCTCGCCGCCGCTGATGTTGGTGTCGGGCTCCACCCACAGGCTGCCGGTCGGCACGAACTGCCCGGTCTTCGCCTTCTCCTGGGCGCGCGCGTACACCTCGGGCCGGTGTTCCTTGAGCCAGGCGAGCTGCTGCGCCTGGGACATGACGAACGTGAACTCGGGGTGGTCGTCCATGAGTTGGGTGACGTTGGAGACCGTGCGGGCCACCTTGCGGACCGTCTCGCGCAGCGGCCACAGCCACGCCGTGTCGATGTGCGCGTGCCCGACGGCCGTGATCCGGTGGGCGCCCGCGTGCGCGGGGGAGGCCAGCGCCGGGGCGAGCGCCGCGCGGGCCGCTGCCGCCGTGCCGCTGATGTCCTGCAAGTCGACGGCGTCCAGGGCGAGTTCGACCGCGCGCAGGATCTGCCAGCGGCGCGGCGAGTCCGGGGAGAGTTCGTGCATGAGCTGGCCGAGGACGTCCAAGTCCTGTGTGAGTTCGTGGACCTCGCGGTCGACGACGGCCAGGTCCATGCGGCGCAGCCGGTAGACGGGGGCACCCGGGTCGGCGGCGGGGTCGCCGAGCCAGGGGGCGGGGCCGCCGACCGAGACCGGGAGGAACTGCACCTGGTCCTGGCCGGTGTGCATGACGACCGGGTTCGCGGCGGCCTCGACGAACACCGTGAACTCCTCGCCCCCGACGGCCTGTTCGGTGACCGGGAGCCAGGTGTTGCGCGGGTTGAGGGCCTTCACGGCGGTGCCGTCGGCCCGGTACACGAGCCCTTCGGCGGAGAAGCCGGCCGAGTGCGTGCCGAACCCGAGGTCGAGCACCGCCTCCACGGGCAGCCCCGCCCACTCGGCCGGTACGGTCCCGCTCACCTTGAACCAGCTCGTCGTCCAGGCGGGCCCCCACGCCTCCCCGACCTTCACCGGGCGGTACGGCGCCGTGAGTCCTTCGCCGACCGGCACCGGCTCGCCCGGCACGTCCCACACCTCGACCGAGAGGGGGACCGCGCGGGCGTGGACGGCCGGCCGGATGCGTTCCTCCAGCACCCGGCGCAGCCGCTGTTCGGTGACGTCACGGTCGTTGTGCATGTGGATCTCCGTAGCAGAAGTGGGGGAAGCCGGCGTGTTCCGGGGCGGGTTCAGCCCTTGAGCGCGCCGCCGAGCGCGAAACCGCCGCCCAGCTTGCGGGCCAGCAGCAGGTACAGCATCACGACGGGCAGCGAGTAGATGATCGAGAACGCCGACAACTGCCCGTACTGCGTCTGGTCATGGGCGCTGAGGAAGGTGAACACGCTGACGGACGCGGGCAGTTTCTCCGGCGAGAGCAGCAGGATGAAGGGGACGAAGAAGTTCCCCCACATGCCGATGAACGTGAAGATGGTGACCACGACGACCCCGGGGCGCATCAGCGGCAGCACCACCCGCCACAGCACCTGCATCGTGTTCGCCCCGTCGATCCGGGCGGCCTCCTCCAGGACGACCGGCACGCCGTCCATGAAGTTCTTCATCAGCCAGATCCCGAACGGCAGCGACGACGCCGCCAGGAACAGCGTCGTGCCCGGCATCGAGTCGATGAGGTCCACCTGCACGAACATGCTGTAGACGGGGATCATCACGGCGGTGATGGGCAGCCCCGTCGAGAACAGGATCGTGTAGAGGAACGGCCGTCGCACCCGCGACCGGTACCGCGAGAGCGGATACGCGCACAGGATGGACGCCACGACCGTGATCGCCGTGCCGAAACCGCACAGCAGCAGGCTGTTGAGCATCGGCCGGAAGGTCGTGTCGACGTTCAGGACCGCGTCGAAGTTGTCCAGCGTGAGCGAGTCGGGCAGCTTCAGCTTGAACGTGTTGAGGTCGCTGACGGAGGCGAGGGCCATCCACAGCAGCGGCAGGACGTACACGACCGACACCGCGACGAGGACGAGGTTCACCGTCGACGTGCCCAGCCGCAGGCGGCGTTTGCGGGGCGCGGCCGGTGCCGCGGGGACCTTGGTGACGGGCGGGGTGGTGAGGGCGGCGGTCATCAGTCGTCCTCCAACTTGAGCAGGCGGATGTAGACGACGGAGAACAGGGCGCCGACCACCAGCAGCACCAGCGCGATCGCCGTGCCGTAGCCGATCAGGCTGTTCTGGAACGCCTGTTGGTACATGAAGATCGGCAGGGTCTCGCTCTTGTTGCCGGGCCCGCCGCGCGTCATCGTGTAGATGAGGCCGAACACCGACAGGGTCTGGAGGGTGATCAGCATCAGGTTCGTCAGGATGGTCGGCCTGATGACCGGGAGCGTCACCCGCCACAGCCGCTGCCAGGCGTTCGCGCCGTCCATCTCGGCGGCCTCGGTGAGTTCGGCGGGCACGTCGTTGATGGCGGCGCTGAACACCATCAGCGAGAACGCCGTCCCGCGCCACACGTTGGCCAGGCACACCGCGAGGATCGGCATCGTGTAGAGCCAGTTCTGGGTGGGCAGGCCGACGGCGTCGAGCAGCGAGTTCAGCGAGCCCTGGTCGAAGAAGAACGCGTACATCAGGTAACCGGCGACGACCTCGGGCAGCACCCAGGCCGCGATGACGACGCCGCTGATCAGCGAGCGCACCGGCTTGCTGGCCTTCTGCATCAGGATCGCGAGCGCGAGCCCCAGCGTGTTCTGCCCGACGACCGCCGAGCCGACGACGAACACCAGCGTCAGCTTCACCGCGTTCAGGAAGTCGGCGTCCTGGAACGCGCGCGTGAAGTTGTCGACGCCGACGAAGCTCGTGCCGGACGCGCCGGTGAGCTGCATGTCCGTGAACGCGTAGTACACGCAGTACGCGATCGGCCCGGCGAGGAACACCGCGAGCAGGACGACCGCCGGGACGGTCGGCAGCCCGCGCAGCAGGGAACGGATGACCGGCGAGGGCGCCGTCCCGCGAGTGCGCTGCTCGCGGGACGGCACCGGGGAGACGGCGGTCACCGGGCGCCCTCGACGGTGTTCTCGTCCCCCAC encodes:
- a CDS encoding carbohydrate ABC transporter permease, yielding MTAALTTPPVTKVPAAPAAPRKRRLRLGTSTVNLVLVAVSVVYVLPLLWMALASVSDLNTFKLKLPDSLTLDNFDAVLNVDTTFRPMLNSLLLCGFGTAITVVASILCAYPLSRYRSRVRRPFLYTILFSTGLPITAVMIPVYSMFVQVDLIDSMPGTTLFLAASSLPFGIWLMKNFMDGVPVVLEEAARIDGANTMQVLWRVVLPLMRPGVVVVTIFTFIGMWGNFFVPFILLLSPEKLPASVSVFTFLSAHDQTQYGQLSAFSIIYSLPVVMLYLLLARKLGGGFALGGALKG
- a CDS encoding carbohydrate ABC transporter permease, producing MTAVSPVPSREQRTRGTAPSPVIRSLLRGLPTVPAVVLLAVFLAGPIAYCVYYAFTDMQLTGASGTSFVGVDNFTRAFQDADFLNAVKLTLVFVVGSAVVGQNTLGLALAILMQKASKPVRSLISGVVIAAWVLPEVVAGYLMYAFFFDQGSLNSLLDAVGLPTQNWLYTMPILAVCLANVWRGTAFSLMVFSAAINDVPAELTEAAEMDGANAWQRLWRVTLPVIRPTILTNLMLITLQTLSVFGLIYTMTRGGPGNKSETLPIFMYQQAFQNSLIGYGTAIALVLLVVGALFSVVYIRLLKLEDD